One genomic region from Amycolatopsis sp. FBCC-B4732 encodes:
- the groL gene encoding chaperonin GroEL (60 kDa chaperone family; promotes refolding of misfolded polypeptides especially under stressful conditions; forms two stacked rings of heptamers to form a barrel-shaped 14mer; ends can be capped by GroES; misfolded proteins enter the barrel where they are refolded when GroES binds) yields the protein MAKLIAFDEDARRGLERGLNTLAEAVKVTLGPRGRNVVLEKKWGAPTITNDGVSIAKEIELEDPWEKIGAELVKEVAKKTDDVAGDGTTTATVLAQALVKEGLRNVAAGADPISLKRGIEAAVEAITEQLHKAAVQIETKEQIAATASISAADRTIGELIAEALDKVGKEGVVTVEESNTFGLELELTEGMRFDKGYISGYFVTDPERQEAELEDPYILLFGSKISTVKDVLPLLEKVIQSGKPLLIIAEDVEGEALATLIVNKMRGTFKSVAVKAPGFGDRRKAILQDIAILTGGQVISEDVGLKLENADLSLLGKARKAVITKDETTIVEGAGDADQIQGRVNQIRAEIENSDSDYDREKLQERLAKLAGGVAVIKAGAATEVELKERKHRIEDAVRNAKAAVEEGIVAGGGVALIQAAEAAFAGLKLEGDEATGANIVKVAVEAPLKQIAINAGLEGGVVVEKVKGLPQGHGLNAATGVYEDLLAAGVPDPTKVTRSALQNAASIAALFLTTEAVVADKPEKASAAPADPSGGMGGMDF from the coding sequence ATGGCCAAACTGATCGCGTTCGACGAGGACGCCCGCCGCGGTCTTGAGCGCGGCTTGAACACCCTCGCCGAAGCCGTCAAGGTGACCCTCGGCCCGCGGGGCCGGAACGTCGTGCTCGAGAAGAAGTGGGGCGCGCCGACCATCACCAACGACGGTGTCTCCATCGCCAAGGAGATCGAGCTCGAAGACCCGTGGGAGAAGATCGGGGCCGAGCTCGTCAAGGAGGTCGCCAAGAAGACGGACGACGTCGCGGGTGACGGCACCACCACCGCCACCGTGCTCGCGCAGGCCCTCGTCAAGGAAGGCCTCCGCAACGTCGCCGCCGGCGCCGACCCCATCAGCCTGAAGCGCGGCATCGAGGCGGCCGTCGAGGCCATCACCGAGCAGCTGCACAAGGCCGCCGTCCAGATCGAGACCAAGGAGCAGATCGCTGCTACCGCCTCGATCTCGGCCGCTGACCGCACCATCGGCGAGCTGATCGCCGAGGCGCTGGACAAGGTCGGCAAGGAAGGCGTCGTCACCGTCGAGGAGAGCAACACCTTCGGTCTCGAGCTCGAGCTCACCGAGGGCATGCGCTTCGACAAGGGCTACATCTCCGGTTACTTCGTGACCGACCCGGAGCGTCAGGAAGCCGAGCTCGAGGACCCGTACATCCTCCTCTTCGGCTCCAAGATCTCCACCGTCAAGGACGTCCTGCCGCTGCTGGAGAAGGTCATCCAGTCCGGCAAGCCGCTGCTGATCATCGCCGAGGACGTCGAGGGCGAGGCCCTGGCCACCCTCATCGTCAACAAGATGCGCGGCACCTTCAAGTCCGTCGCCGTCAAGGCCCCGGGCTTCGGTGACCGCCGCAAGGCGATCCTGCAGGACATCGCGATCCTGACCGGTGGCCAGGTCATCTCCGAGGACGTCGGCCTCAAGCTGGAGAACGCGGACCTGTCCCTGCTGGGCAAGGCCCGCAAGGCCGTCATCACCAAGGACGAGACGACCATCGTCGAGGGTGCGGGCGACGCCGACCAGATCCAGGGTCGCGTCAACCAGATCCGCGCCGAGATCGAGAACTCGGACTCGGACTACGACCGCGAGAAGCTGCAGGAGCGGCTCGCGAAGCTGGCCGGCGGCGTGGCCGTCATCAAGGCCGGCGCCGCGACCGAGGTCGAGCTCAAGGAGCGCAAGCACCGCATCGAGGACGCGGTGCGCAACGCGAAGGCCGCCGTGGAAGAGGGCATCGTCGCCGGTGGTGGCGTGGCCCTGATCCAGGCCGCCGAAGCCGCGTTCGCGGGCCTGAAGCTCGAGGGCGACGAGGCCACTGGCGCCAACATCGTCAAGGTGGCCGTCGAGGCCCCGCTCAAGCAGATCGCGATCAACGCCGGCCTCGAAGGCGGCGTCGTGGTGGAGAAGGTCAAGGGCCTGCCGCAGGGTCACGGCCTCAACGCCGCCACGGGTGTCTACGAGGACCTGCTCGCCGCCGGCGTGCCGGACCCGACGAAGGTCACCCGCTCCGCGCTGCAGAACGCCGCTTCCATCGCGGCGCTGTTCCTGACCACCGAGGCCGTCGTGGCGGACAAGCCGGAGAAGGCTTCGGCCGCTCCCGCCGACCCGTCCGGTGGCATGGGTGGCATGGACTTCTGA
- a CDS encoding PspC domain-containing protein: protein MTNSVYTPAKKLRRSRSDKMLTGVCGGWSTYLGIDANVLRIGLVAAVFLSVGIAIPIYVAAAILTPEEDS from the coding sequence ATGACGAACAGCGTGTACACCCCCGCCAAGAAGCTCCGCCGCAGCCGCTCCGACAAGATGCTCACGGGCGTCTGCGGTGGCTGGTCCACCTACCTCGGCATCGACGCCAACGTCCTGCGCATCGGCCTGGTCGCCGCCGTGTTCCTGTCGGTCGGCATCGCGATCCCGATCTACGTCGCCGCCGCCATCCTGACGCCGGAAGAGGACTCCTGA
- a CDS encoding nucleotidyltransferase domain-containing protein: protein MLTGVRFPAVQHDTPEFAGQDDRDERGPCAEPAEYVSGGVRSGSGDLDLIGYSLRKWMRLARTGNLRANAARIVSRLAGPRFAGYLRTRSPNPG, encoded by the coding sequence GTGCTCACCGGGGTGCGTTTTCCGGCCGTGCAGCACGACACCCCGGAGTTCGCCGGTCAGGACGACCGCGACGAGAGGGGCCCGTGCGCGGAACCGGCCGAGTACGTCAGCGGGGGTGTCCGGTCGGGGTCCGGTGATCTGGACCTGATCGGCTACTCGCTGCGCAAGTGGATGCGCCTGGCCCGCACCGGGAATCTGCGCGCGAACGCCGCGAGGATCGTGTCCCGCCTGGCGGGGCCGAGGTTCGCGGGCTACCTGCGGACCCGATCGCCGAACCCTGGCTGA
- a CDS encoding o-succinylbenzoate synthase yields MKVYAIPLRTRFRGITVREGVLLRGPAGWGEFCPFADYSDAESAPWLRAALEASETGWPAPVRDRVEVNTTVPVVAPEKAYELVRASGCRTAKVKVADPRVSLADDCARVEAVRDALGPDGAIRVDANAAWDVDTAVRAITDLDKAAGGLEYAEQPCPTIDDLAAVRRKVGVRIAADESIRRAEDPLKVAVAGAADIAVLKVAPLGGVRRALEVAEACGLPCVVSSAVETSVGLAAGLALAGALPELEFACGLGTISLLTGDVSADSLSPVDGFLPVLRQAPEPTDAYPAPADVQAAWEARLARVRALS; encoded by the coding sequence ATGAAGGTCTACGCGATTCCCCTGCGCACCCGGTTCCGCGGCATCACCGTCCGTGAAGGCGTGCTGCTGCGCGGCCCGGCGGGCTGGGGCGAGTTCTGCCCGTTCGCCGACTACTCGGACGCCGAGAGCGCGCCGTGGCTGCGGGCGGCCCTCGAAGCGAGCGAAACCGGCTGGCCGGCCCCGGTCCGCGACCGGGTCGAGGTGAACACGACCGTGCCGGTGGTCGCGCCCGAAAAGGCGTACGAACTCGTGCGTGCGTCCGGCTGCCGCACGGCCAAGGTGAAGGTCGCGGACCCGCGCGTCTCCCTGGCCGACGACTGCGCCCGGGTCGAGGCGGTCCGCGACGCGCTGGGCCCGGACGGCGCGATCCGCGTCGACGCCAACGCGGCGTGGGACGTCGACACGGCGGTCCGCGCGATCACCGACCTCGACAAGGCGGCGGGCGGGCTGGAGTACGCGGAGCAGCCGTGCCCGACGATCGACGACCTGGCCGCGGTGCGCCGCAAGGTGGGCGTCCGGATCGCCGCCGACGAGTCGATCCGCCGCGCGGAAGACCCACTGAAGGTCGCGGTCGCCGGAGCGGCGGACATCGCGGTGCTGAAGGTCGCCCCCCTCGGGGGCGTCCGCCGGGCGCTCGAGGTCGCGGAGGCGTGCGGGCTGCCGTGCGTGGTGTCGTCGGCGGTGGAGACGAGCGTCGGCCTGGCGGCGGGACTCGCACTGGCGGGCGCGCTCCCGGAACTCGAATTCGCTTGTGGACTCGGCACGATTTCCTTGCTGACGGGGGACGTCTCCGCCGACTCACTGTCCCCTGTGGACGGTTTCCTGCCGGTGCTGCGCCAGGCACCGGAGCCCACGGACGCCTACCCGGCCCCCGCCGACGTCCAGGCCGCGTGGGAAGCCCGCCTGGCCCGGGTGCGCGCGCTGTCGTAG
- a CDS encoding AfsR/SARP family transcriptional regulator, producing MVLDFRVLGPAEVTADGRPVPLGGSRPLIVLAGLLLRANRVVPVEELGRWLWDDDRRRSKGALQTYVLRLRRALGDQVAIRTESGGYRIELDDGLLDLSRFRALAARGKAALDRGESRQAAAHFAEALEQWRGPALLNVESDALHRDEAGQLAEERLRVREQWADALLDVGEYGTVVPELTRLTRENPLRERLHEQLMAALYRSGRQADALEVYGRISGVLADELGLDPGPSLQRTRQAILTGADEPAGLARYRLGAEPQVPHQLPADLRTFSGRECDLKALHALLPEAVDAGASTPIASVEGMGGLGKTTLAVHFAHEIADRFPGGQVYLNLRGYGPGEPVEPSTALEAMLTALGVPCEAIPADLDGRAASWRTHTAGRRLLVLLDNANRTEQVRPLLPGPGCLVVVTSRWQLRALVATHGARRIALEELGDEDAVELLAATIGVERVARDPAAAERFVRHCGGLPLAIRILAVRAAQFPDLALDEFAGSIEDDLLGSFDLADGEGTNIRSVLSYSYQALEPSAARLLRLLGLATGADFTAPVAAAVAGLDLATARAGLETLASAHLLAQPRPGRYQFHDLIRAYAGEVASQVDTASQRSAALDRLLGWYLASALDASRRMRPERYYRLLEPDDLEGGLTFDSHHDALDWFVEESANLIAAVHLARRLGRDDACWKLAWLLQSYFVTRSRLDDWRSVFTVALEAARASGHRPGEAGILSGLGVVNGVARQYADSRRYLEQVLAIQRELGAREGEARAQYNLALASHNLDEYASAYEHGKQALELVRELGMGQFEASVLRALGDVCTSMGDHEQALRLADAALAVVGPDGQPVDTRFTQHTRGLALIGLGRLDAGIACIRESVSMFFEMGELYEAADVLAQLGTIYSRYGDEALARECWLRSVRLLTELGHPDADDVRAKLAALVSAGG from the coding sequence GTGGTCCTCGACTTCCGCGTGCTGGGTCCGGCCGAGGTCACGGCCGACGGCCGCCCGGTACCGCTCGGGGGCAGCCGGCCGTTGATCGTGCTGGCCGGCCTGCTGCTGCGCGCGAACCGGGTGGTGCCGGTCGAGGAGCTGGGCCGCTGGCTGTGGGACGACGACCGCCGCCGTTCCAAGGGCGCGCTCCAGACGTACGTGCTGCGGCTGCGCCGGGCGCTCGGCGACCAGGTCGCGATCCGCACCGAAAGCGGCGGCTACCGGATCGAACTCGACGACGGCCTGCTCGACCTGTCCCGGTTCCGCGCCCTCGCCGCCCGCGGCAAGGCCGCGCTCGACCGGGGCGAGAGCCGCCAGGCGGCCGCCCACTTCGCCGAGGCGCTCGAACAGTGGCGCGGGCCCGCGCTGCTCAACGTCGAGTCGGACGCGCTCCACCGCGACGAAGCCGGCCAGCTGGCCGAGGAACGGCTGCGGGTCCGCGAACAGTGGGCGGACGCGCTGCTCGACGTCGGCGAGTACGGCACCGTCGTCCCCGAACTCACCCGGCTGACCAGGGAAAACCCGTTGCGGGAGCGGCTGCACGAGCAGCTGATGGCCGCGCTGTACCGCTCGGGACGGCAAGCCGACGCGCTCGAGGTGTACGGCCGGATCAGCGGGGTGCTCGCCGACGAGCTCGGGCTCGACCCCGGGCCGTCGCTGCAGCGCACCCGGCAGGCGATCCTGACCGGCGCCGACGAGCCCGCCGGGCTGGCGCGCTACCGGCTCGGCGCCGAACCGCAGGTGCCGCACCAGCTGCCCGCCGACCTGCGGACCTTTTCCGGGCGCGAGTGCGACCTCAAGGCGTTGCACGCGCTGCTGCCGGAGGCGGTCGACGCCGGTGCGTCCACGCCGATCGCGTCCGTCGAAGGCATGGGGGGTCTGGGGAAGACGACGCTGGCCGTGCACTTCGCGCACGAGATCGCCGACCGGTTCCCCGGCGGGCAGGTCTACCTCAACCTGCGCGGCTACGGCCCCGGCGAACCGGTCGAGCCGTCGACGGCGCTGGAGGCGATGCTCACCGCGCTCGGCGTGCCGTGCGAGGCGATCCCGGCCGACCTCGACGGCCGCGCGGCGAGCTGGCGGACGCACACCGCGGGACGGCGGCTGCTCGTCCTGCTCGACAACGCCAACCGCACCGAACAGGTGCGGCCGCTGCTGCCCGGGCCGGGCTGCCTGGTCGTGGTCACCAGCCGCTGGCAGCTGCGCGCGCTGGTCGCGACGCACGGCGCGCGGCGGATCGCGCTGGAGGAGCTCGGCGACGAGGACGCGGTCGAGCTGCTCGCGGCCACCATCGGCGTCGAGCGGGTGGCCCGCGACCCGGCGGCGGCCGAGCGGTTCGTGCGCCACTGCGGCGGGTTGCCGCTGGCCATCCGGATCCTCGCGGTGCGGGCGGCGCAGTTCCCCGACCTGGCGCTCGACGAGTTCGCCGGCTCGATCGAAGACGACCTGCTCGGTTCGTTCGACCTCGCCGACGGCGAAGGGACGAACATCCGCTCGGTGCTGTCGTACTCCTACCAGGCACTGGAGCCCTCGGCGGCGCGGCTGCTGCGGCTGCTCGGCCTGGCCACCGGCGCCGACTTCACCGCCCCGGTGGCGGCCGCGGTCGCCGGCCTGGACCTCGCGACGGCCCGGGCGGGCCTGGAAACCCTGGCGTCCGCGCACTTGCTGGCCCAGCCGCGGCCGGGCCGCTACCAGTTCCACGACTTGATCCGGGCGTACGCCGGCGAAGTCGCTTCGCAGGTCGATACGGCTTCGCAGCGCTCCGCGGCGTTGGACCGGCTGCTGGGCTGGTACCTGGCGTCGGCACTGGACGCGTCCCGCCGGATGCGCCCGGAGCGCTACTACCGGCTGCTGGAACCGGACGACCTCGAAGGTGGTCTCACCTTCGACTCCCACCACGACGCGCTGGACTGGTTCGTCGAAGAGTCCGCCAACCTCATCGCCGCTGTGCACCTGGCGCGGCGCCTCGGCCGCGACGACGCCTGCTGGAAGCTGGCTTGGCTCCTGCAGAGCTACTTCGTGACGCGCTCGCGGCTGGACGATTGGCGTTCGGTGTTCACGGTGGCGCTCGAAGCGGCCCGCGCGAGCGGCCACCGCCCCGGCGAGGCGGGCATCCTCAGCGGCCTCGGCGTCGTCAACGGCGTCGCCCGGCAGTACGCGGACTCGCGGCGCTACCTGGAGCAGGTGCTGGCGATCCAGCGCGAGCTCGGCGCGCGGGAGGGCGAGGCGCGGGCGCAGTACAACCTGGCGCTGGCTTCGCACAACCTCGACGAGTACGCCTCGGCGTACGAGCACGGCAAGCAGGCGCTGGAGCTCGTGCGCGAGCTGGGGATGGGCCAGTTCGAAGCGAGCGTGCTGCGCGCGCTCGGCGACGTGTGCACGTCGATGGGCGACCACGAGCAGGCGTTGCGCCTGGCGGACGCGGCACTGGCCGTCGTCGGCCCGGACGGCCAGCCGGTGGACACGCGCTTCACCCAGCACACGCGGGGCCTGGCCCTGATCGGCCTCGGCCGGCTCGACGCGGGCATCGCGTGCATCCGCGAGTCCGTCTCGATGTTCTTCGAGATGGGCGAGCTGTACGAGGCCGCGGACGTGCTCGCCCAGCTCGGCACCATCTATTCGAGGTACGGCGACGAGGCTCTGGCCCGCGAGTGCTGGCTCCGCTCGGTCCGCCTGCTGACGGAGCTGGGCCACCCCGACGCCGACGACGTCCGCGCCAAACTGGCGGCGCTGGTCAGCGCGGGCGGCTGA
- a CDS encoding DUF72 domain-containing protein, which translates to MRAIAEIRIGTSGWRYPPWRGVFYPSGLAQRRELEHLSRRMNSVEINGSFYSLQRPERYRAWFDETPAGFLFAVKGGRFITHMKQLRDVETALANFYASGVLALGAKLGPFLWQLPPRLAFDPDRLANFFALLPRTTTEAAALAKKHDDKLKDDPYLKPGPKKPLKHALEVRHPSFAQPAATHLLREHDIALVVADTAGKWPFLEEQTSDFAYVRLHGDEELYVSGYSDQALRTWADKIRTWHDGGRRDVYVYFDNDVKVEAPRNAECLADLLGIGPQ; encoded by the coding sequence GTGAGGGCGATCGCCGAAATCCGGATCGGGACGTCCGGCTGGCGTTATCCGCCCTGGCGCGGTGTCTTCTACCCGTCCGGGCTCGCTCAGCGGCGGGAACTCGAACACCTCTCGCGGCGGATGAACTCCGTCGAGATCAACGGCTCCTTCTACTCGCTCCAGCGCCCCGAGCGGTACCGCGCCTGGTTCGACGAGACGCCGGCGGGCTTCCTCTTCGCCGTCAAAGGCGGGCGCTTCATCACGCACATGAAGCAGCTCCGCGACGTCGAGACCGCCCTCGCGAACTTCTACGCCTCCGGGGTCCTCGCGCTCGGCGCGAAACTGGGCCCGTTCCTCTGGCAGCTCCCGCCCCGGCTCGCGTTCGACCCGGACCGGCTCGCGAACTTCTTCGCGCTCCTGCCCCGCACCACGACCGAAGCCGCCGCGCTGGCCAAGAAGCACGACGACAAGCTCAAAGACGATCCCTACCTGAAACCCGGCCCGAAAAAACCGCTGAAGCACGCACTCGAAGTCCGGCACCCCAGTTTCGCCCAGCCCGCCGCCACGCACCTGCTGCGCGAACACGACATCGCCCTCGTGGTCGCCGACACCGCGGGAAAGTGGCCGTTCCTCGAAGAGCAGACCTCGGACTTCGCCTACGTCCGGCTGCACGGCGACGAGGAGCTCTACGTCAGCGGCTACTCCGACCAAGCCCTGCGCACCTGGGCCGACAAGATCCGCACCTGGCACGACGGCGGGCGGCGAGACGTCTACGTCTACTTCGACAACGACGTCAAAGTCGAAGCGCCGCGCAACGCCGAATGCCTCGCCGACCTGCTCGGGATCGGGCCGCAGTGA
- a CDS encoding DUF4253 domain-containing protein — protein MTIAPLRPGTPAPPVQTLPPGSWHGRLWVSDLPLTRPERFLGCVAEFERSGLWPVLIPHDQRFAANGEDWIDDRGRLAPAGHRVSSADPAAALARWWDTSCCDGACLRPFGARFPGLAKRSPRKSDPLAEAGNTGSILATRAPHRLGLVQTERPADIPALLGWTGMIKCTDQVAELSAVLRSWEDRFGATLVVLGFDAIELSVSAPPRNQARALTVAAEHRAFSLPTFAGQPGNLREYASGLVQSRHWRFSWA, from the coding sequence ATGACGATCGCACCGCTCCGCCCCGGTACGCCCGCGCCGCCGGTCCAGACCCTGCCACCGGGGTCGTGGCACGGCCGGCTGTGGGTGTCCGACCTGCCCTTGACCCGGCCCGAGCGGTTCCTCGGCTGCGTGGCCGAGTTCGAGCGGTCGGGGTTGTGGCCGGTGCTGATCCCCCACGACCAGCGGTTCGCGGCGAACGGCGAAGACTGGATCGACGACCGCGGCCGCCTCGCCCCGGCCGGCCACCGGGTGTCCTCCGCCGACCCGGCGGCGGCGCTGGCCCGCTGGTGGGACACGTCCTGCTGCGACGGCGCCTGCCTCCGCCCCTTCGGCGCCCGCTTCCCGGGGTTGGCGAAGCGCAGCCCACGCAAGTCGGACCCGCTGGCGGAAGCGGGCAACACGGGTTCGATCCTGGCCACCCGAGCCCCGCACCGGCTGGGGTTGGTCCAGACCGAGCGCCCCGCCGACATCCCGGCCCTGCTGGGCTGGACGGGGATGATCAAGTGCACGGACCAGGTGGCCGAGCTGTCGGCGGTGCTGCGCAGCTGGGAGGACCGCTTCGGGGCGACGCTGGTGGTGCTGGGCTTCGACGCGATCGAGCTGTCGGTGTCGGCCCCACCCCGAAACCAGGCGAGGGCGCTCACGGTGGCGGCGGAGCACCGGGCGTTCAGCTTGCCGACGTTCGCCGGGCAGCCGGGGAACCTGCGGGAGTACGCGTCGGGGCTGGTGCAGTCGCGGCACTGGAGGTTCTCCTGGGCCTAG
- a CDS encoding PrsW family intramembrane metalloprotease, protein MSGEAAQLAAIEESGWGVPFRLFQPHNLAFWVYSLGLGGGALAIVRYFGTGGFYTPALNGGVLLFALYLVPWLLLLRRQNRYTAQPGGLLAAGFAWGGVAAAFWIALPANTALLEIWTKAGGTAFAGNWAAGLTAPINEEWGKALGLVLLIGLAPRLVRSAYDGFIIGAFIGLGFQVFEDVLYVYNGAAQTFGANQLGTSLQVFLIRGVSGIVSHALFSALFCTGLMWVLGRARGERQVLLGVVTMLLAMVFHFAWDDMGGLGGGGPLVPVLPFAIAAVELATLFAVLRRAARRERSWMRDLLGPEAEAGVVGPALLDAVSGLREDRRKFRKQVHSRRRARHLLNAAGDLAREISRAGGSETARVAHARAELERLA, encoded by the coding sequence ATGAGCGGCGAGGCGGCCCAGCTGGCCGCGATCGAGGAGTCGGGCTGGGGTGTGCCGTTCCGGCTCTTCCAGCCGCACAACCTGGCTTTCTGGGTGTATTCGCTCGGCCTGGGCGGTGGTGCGCTGGCGATCGTGCGGTACTTCGGCACCGGCGGTTTCTACACGCCGGCGCTGAACGGTGGTGTGCTGCTGTTCGCGCTTTACCTCGTGCCGTGGTTGCTGTTGCTGCGCCGCCAGAACCGCTACACGGCGCAACCGGGCGGGCTTCTCGCGGCGGGTTTCGCCTGGGGTGGCGTCGCCGCGGCGTTCTGGATCGCGCTTCCGGCCAACACCGCGCTGCTGGAGATCTGGACGAAGGCCGGCGGCACCGCCTTCGCCGGCAACTGGGCCGCCGGGCTCACCGCTCCGATCAACGAGGAGTGGGGCAAGGCGCTCGGGCTCGTCCTGCTGATCGGGCTCGCCCCGCGGCTGGTCCGCAGCGCCTACGACGGGTTCATCATCGGCGCGTTCATCGGCCTGGGCTTCCAGGTGTTCGAGGACGTGCTTTACGTCTACAACGGCGCCGCGCAGACCTTCGGCGCGAACCAGCTCGGGACGTCGCTGCAGGTGTTCCTCATCCGCGGCGTGTCCGGGATCGTGTCGCACGCGCTGTTCAGCGCCCTCTTCTGCACAGGTCTGATGTGGGTGCTGGGCCGCGCGCGTGGCGAGCGTCAGGTGCTACTCGGCGTGGTGACCATGCTGCTGGCCATGGTGTTCCACTTCGCCTGGGACGACATGGGCGGCCTCGGCGGCGGTGGCCCGCTGGTCCCGGTGCTGCCGTTCGCGATCGCGGCCGTCGAGCTCGCCACCCTGTTCGCCGTGCTGCGCCGCGCCGCGCGCCGCGAGCGGAGCTGGATGCGGGACCTGCTCGGGCCGGAAGCCGAGGCCGGAGTGGTCGGACCCGCGTTGCTGGACGCGGTCAGCGGGCTGCGCGAGGACCGCAGGAAATTCCGCAAGCAGGTGCACAGCCGGCGCCGGGCCCGCCACCTCCTCAACGCCGCGGGCGACCTCGCGCGAGAGATCTCCCGCGCCGGAGGCAGCGAAACCGCCCGCGTGGCGCACGCACGGGCCGAGCTGGAACGACTCGCCTAG
- a CDS encoding TIGR03086 family metal-binding protein: MIEDLARAAATASGLLDRVAPGQWSAPTPCDEWTVRDLTGHLVGLDLVLTAMFSNAPPPDRAADHLGADPAGAFRRSSAALQAAADEPGALDRVQETPLGTTTGAERLRWRIADLLTHSWDLAQATGVPAAAPDHLVEQALAFVRAQLPAQDRGSRFGEPHPIDAGAPALDRLAAFTGRAVLWRAGR, from the coding sequence GTGATCGAAGACCTCGCCCGCGCGGCCGCGACCGCGAGCGGCCTGCTCGACCGGGTCGCGCCCGGCCAGTGGAGCGCGCCGACGCCGTGCGACGAGTGGACTGTGCGGGACCTGACGGGCCACCTCGTCGGCTTGGACCTCGTGCTGACGGCGATGTTCTCGAACGCCCCGCCGCCCGACCGCGCGGCCGACCACCTCGGCGCGGACCCCGCGGGGGCGTTCCGGCGCTCGTCCGCGGCCCTGCAGGCGGCCGCGGACGAGCCGGGCGCGCTCGACCGCGTCCAGGAGACGCCGCTGGGCACGACGACCGGCGCCGAACGGCTGCGGTGGCGGATCGCGGACCTGCTCACGCACTCCTGGGACCTGGCGCAGGCCACCGGCGTTCCGGCGGCCGCGCCGGACCACCTCGTCGAGCAGGCGCTGGCGTTCGTGCGGGCTCAGCTGCCCGCACAGGACCGCGGCAGCCGGTTCGGCGAGCCGCACCCGATCGACGCCGGCGCGCCGGCTCTGGACCGGCTGGCGGCGTTCACCGGGCGTGCCGTGCTTTGGCGCGCCGGCCGCTAG